A window of Pirellula sp. SH-Sr6A contains these coding sequences:
- a CDS encoding protein kinase domain-containing protein codes for MRKQEQVTRLLELILETHCDPAEACKESPELLPEVRRRLKQLRRVEQQLDGLFPSSEASKPTTTSREAIHRQRLPTIDGYEVESVLGIGGMGVVYKARHLKLNRVVALKMLRAGQFATESELTRFARESQAIAELHCPHIVQVHDVGDVEGRPFFTMELVEGGSLSEHLQGAPQASSKAADMVRILADAIQSAHAKGIIHRDIKPANILITRDGCLKIADFGLARHVECDQPLTLSGTPLGTPSYMAPEQVLGGSDSVGPSVDVYALGAVLYEMLTGRPPFRAESAVETQRQLIQVDPVPPSRINTSVPRDLETICLKCLSKQPKNRYASAEALASDLRRFLRNEPILARPVTHLERALRWIRRNPAVTGLATTAAGLVLLAIVFGMREYSSAKQLAAEFERWEQRLEFVNRVEQEGRFTEARAILGRMPDGGSDALRRRIHQAQSELDLAERLDEIRMSRGTFTQGGGIDYEESCRRYSDAFRRWSIGERDANVDEVAQRVRQSTVSFALIAALDDWAACSDATTRDWILQVSRRADPDPWRDEVRDQSKWADIEHLKSLAESAELSKQPIALLVAMGTRWRRLGGDPKEYLQRVHRSYPDDFWLNFELAHQHFSDDPVSAMGHNLAALAIRPNAALVHFNLGMSYERLQRLQEASFHFQRTIELEPTHSWAEYRLGIALANSGKLEESLEHLRKAIDLDLNYHDARNGLRITLIKLGRLEEAAIVWESTLMDPESTHEDVDGIAELYLYLGHDEKYQGACERMWNRFGDSTDSLVLERLARACLLKPRSLEITNRASERIDHSLASLSEEQEWARPFIHFAKALSEYRRGRFEEAISLLQGDTQHVLRPGPDLLLSMSLFQLNQPGESKERLRIAEEEMNRQKIVWNREAWLFAILLREATELHQCDR; via the coding sequence ATGCGAAAACAAGAACAGGTCACGCGACTACTAGAGTTGATCCTCGAGACGCATTGCGACCCCGCTGAGGCGTGCAAGGAAAGTCCGGAACTCTTGCCTGAGGTGCGTCGGCGATTGAAGCAGCTGAGGAGAGTTGAACAGCAGCTTGATGGTCTATTCCCGAGTTCGGAAGCGTCCAAACCGACCACTACTAGTCGAGAAGCTATTCACCGTCAGCGGCTTCCAACCATTGATGGATATGAAGTCGAAAGCGTGCTAGGAATCGGTGGCATGGGCGTGGTCTATAAGGCGCGTCACCTGAAGCTCAATCGAGTCGTCGCGCTGAAGATGCTTCGCGCCGGGCAATTCGCGACGGAAAGTGAGTTGACGCGATTTGCCCGCGAGTCACAAGCGATCGCAGAGTTGCATTGTCCGCATATCGTACAGGTCCATGACGTAGGTGATGTGGAGGGGCGTCCTTTCTTCACCATGGAGTTGGTAGAGGGAGGGAGTTTATCGGAGCATCTACAAGGCGCACCCCAGGCATCAAGCAAGGCGGCCGATATGGTGCGGATTTTGGCGGACGCAATCCAGTCTGCGCACGCCAAGGGGATCATCCATCGCGATATCAAGCCCGCGAATATTCTGATTACGCGGGACGGGTGTCTCAAAATTGCGGATTTTGGTTTGGCTCGACATGTCGAATGCGATCAGCCTTTAACACTAAGCGGTACTCCGTTGGGAACCCCTAGCTATATGGCGCCGGAGCAAGTTCTCGGCGGGTCTGATTCCGTTGGTCCCTCTGTCGATGTCTATGCATTGGGAGCCGTCTTATACGAAATGCTGACGGGGCGTCCTCCATTCCGAGCAGAATCGGCTGTCGAAACCCAGCGGCAGTTGATTCAGGTTGATCCTGTTCCACCGTCTCGAATCAACACCAGCGTACCTCGCGATTTGGAGACGATTTGTCTCAAGTGTTTGAGCAAGCAACCCAAGAATCGCTACGCGTCTGCCGAGGCCTTGGCATCCGATCTCCGGAGATTCCTTCGAAATGAACCGATCCTCGCTCGTCCGGTGACTCATCTCGAACGCGCGCTTCGTTGGATTCGACGCAATCCCGCTGTTACAGGATTGGCCACAACGGCCGCTGGCTTGGTATTGCTTGCCATCGTTTTTGGGATGCGCGAGTATAGTTCCGCGAAGCAATTAGCGGCCGAATTTGAGCGTTGGGAGCAGCGGCTGGAGTTCGTGAATCGTGTGGAGCAAGAAGGAAGATTCACGGAGGCCCGCGCCATTCTTGGTCGAATGCCTGACGGTGGCTCGGATGCACTTCGCCGTCGAATTCACCAAGCGCAGAGTGAACTGGATCTGGCTGAGCGACTAGACGAGATACGGATGAGTCGAGGAACATTCACTCAGGGAGGTGGTATCGACTACGAAGAATCATGCCGCCGGTATTCAGACGCTTTTAGGAGATGGAGTATTGGAGAGCGCGATGCAAACGTCGACGAAGTTGCTCAAAGAGTTCGACAATCGACAGTTAGCTTCGCATTGATCGCCGCACTGGACGATTGGGCTGCTTGTTCCGATGCAACGACCAGGGATTGGATCCTCCAGGTGTCACGCCGTGCAGATCCCGACCCCTGGCGGGATGAAGTTCGCGATCAAAGCAAGTGGGCAGATATCGAGCATCTCAAATCGCTGGCGGAATCTGCGGAGCTTTCAAAACAACCGATTGCTCTGTTGGTCGCCATGGGAACACGCTGGCGTCGATTAGGTGGTGATCCGAAAGAGTATCTGCAACGCGTTCACCGCAGCTACCCTGACGATTTCTGGCTCAACTTCGAATTGGCTCATCAGCATTTTTCCGACGATCCCGTATCCGCTATGGGCCACAATTTGGCGGCCTTGGCAATACGTCCCAATGCAGCATTGGTGCATTTCAATCTGGGAATGTCGTACGAGCGATTGCAACGTCTCCAAGAAGCTAGTTTTCATTTCCAGCGGACGATCGAACTGGAACCCACGCATAGTTGGGCCGAGTACCGTCTTGGAATCGCGCTCGCAAATTCAGGCAAACTCGAGGAGTCGTTAGAGCACTTGCGGAAAGCCATTGACCTCGACCTGAACTATCACGATGCACGAAACGGACTTCGCATTACGTTGATAAAGCTTGGTCGGTTGGAGGAGGCAGCCATTGTCTGGGAATCGACTCTGATGGATCCCGAATCGACTCACGAAGACGTCGATGGTATCGCAGAACTGTATCTCTATTTAGGGCATGACGAGAAGTATCAAGGTGCCTGCGAACGGATGTGGAATCGCTTCGGTGATTCAACCGATTCGCTGGTATTGGAACGACTGGCACGCGCGTGCTTGTTAAAGCCGCGTTCATTGGAGATTACCAACCGAGCGTCCGAACGGATCGATCATTCGTTAGCTAGTTTGTCCGAGGAGCAAGAGTGGGCAAGGCCCTTCATTCATTTCGCAAAGGCGTTGAGCGAGTATCGCAGGGGACGCTTTGAGGAAGCTATCTCGTTGTTGCAGGGGGACACCCAACATGTTCTCCGGCCTGGACCCGACTTGTTGCTGTCGATGTCACTATTTCAGTTGAATCAGCCTGGTGAGTCCAAGGAGAGACTGCGGATCGCGGAGGAAGAAATGAACCGGCAAAAAATCGTTTGGAACCGAGAGGCTTGGCTCTTTGCCATTCTTCTACGCGAGGCAACGGAACTGCACCAATGCGATCGGTAA
- a CDS encoding M17 family peptidase N-terminal domain-containing protein — protein MDSPSGLPIVVRMQGPYDADVPLQIVCYFMETPNAKSKLFGAPVELDTRLGGIITSLRQRVEFKGDALETMLLEPPVGSIKPKKLLLIGLGGEADLTLDRMEAVGRTALREAVRIGATQVAFAPLIKDAGNDSLPAGDVENAVIRGVLLAYDTQVRLHNQGFAPELKLNTWIVEAGPTYYEETIAGVKQALKESQQLIDQRATGAYSTLSK, from the coding sequence ATGGATAGTCCTAGTGGCCTGCCCATCGTTGTACGCATGCAAGGCCCTTACGATGCGGACGTCCCTCTGCAAATCGTCTGCTACTTTATGGAGACGCCGAACGCGAAATCCAAGCTCTTTGGTGCTCCCGTAGAACTGGACACGCGACTTGGTGGAATCATCACTTCACTGCGTCAGCGCGTGGAGTTCAAAGGCGACGCATTGGAGACAATGCTTCTCGAGCCTCCCGTAGGCTCGATCAAGCCGAAAAAACTACTCCTAATCGGCCTCGGTGGTGAGGCGGACTTAACGTTAGATCGGATGGAAGCGGTTGGACGCACAGCACTTCGCGAAGCTGTACGAATCGGTGCGACGCAAGTTGCTTTTGCGCCCCTCATCAAGGATGCAGGGAACGATTCGTTGCCTGCAGGCGATGTTGAAAACGCTGTCATACGAGGCGTTCTGCTGGCGTACGACACCCAAGTCCGTTTGCACAATCAAGGATTTGCACCCGAGCTCAAATTGAATACGTGGATCGTCGAGGCTGGGCCGACCTACTACGAAGAAACGATCGCGGGAGTCAAGCAGGCGTTGAAAGAGTCGCAGCAGCTCATCGATCAACGTGCGACTGGGGCCTACTCTACCCTTAGTAAATAA
- a CDS encoding sigma-70 family RNA polymerase sigma factor yields MLSYDEGNTTAIVREYVARLAEWPSEIPQDAMVRELLERAVGRLHLLCATVLYQRYPRLTQAPLNLQVEELLSSVVERLMKAMRNARPAGVRQFFALANQHMRWELNDLARRLDRDDPDVQLMESLAVAPESSGSELSQSARRMLQAIDELPEEEREVFSLIRIQNVTQSEAAEILDVSVKTIQRRLNRSLLLLTESLEDLDFGTSNMEEER; encoded by the coding sequence ATGCTGTCCTATGATGAAGGAAATACGACCGCAATCGTTCGAGAGTATGTTGCTCGTTTGGCCGAATGGCCTTCGGAGATTCCACAAGATGCGATGGTTCGCGAGCTGTTGGAGCGCGCGGTTGGGAGGCTGCATCTTCTTTGTGCAACGGTACTGTATCAACGCTATCCTCGACTAACGCAAGCTCCGCTGAATCTTCAGGTTGAGGAGCTACTTAGCTCGGTCGTCGAACGCTTGATGAAGGCGATGCGAAACGCTCGACCAGCTGGTGTGCGTCAGTTTTTCGCATTAGCGAACCAACATATGCGATGGGAATTGAATGACCTTGCTCGACGCTTAGATAGAGACGATCCGGACGTGCAGTTGATGGAGTCGCTCGCGGTAGCCCCAGAAAGTAGCGGCAGTGAGCTGAGTCAAAGCGCTCGGAGGATGCTGCAGGCCATTGACGAGCTTCCTGAAGAGGAAAGAGAGGTTTTCAGTTTGATTCGCATTCAGAATGTCACGCAATCGGAGGCTGCAGAGATCCTAGACGTATCGGTAAAGACGATTCAACGCCGGTTGAATCGGAGTTTACTTTTGTTGACCGAGTCACTGGAGGATCTTGACTTTGGTACCAGCAACATGGAAGAAGAGCGATAG
- a CDS encoding PAS domain S-box protein has protein sequence MKEDPPRNVTSDAIEPSMGDSRGRASVEVDSTASERPYKKSIIVGVGASAGGLDALERMFSVMPGDTGMAFVIVQHLSPDFKSHMDKLLSRVTSIPVKVVTDGEVIQPNTIYLLPTKKEMVVSNGKLLLTERASEKVLSHPIDQFLRSLAQDVGSLTAAVILSGTGSDGSRGVIEIDEQGGLTIAQDPATCSFDAMPTNACDTGRVRMVLAPEEIGAALKSFCDHGLPATRIDPLLESTEIESDGLTRVFQLLQRAHKIDFSLYKSGTVGRRVQRRIEHTNRKNLEEYVQLLLEDSNELDELYKDLLIGVTKFFRDRDAFQLVNQSIIPELIENSKNGVIRIWVCACATGEEAYSLAILLSEAIARADKSVEFKIFATDAHKRSLQFAATAIYPKSSLEEVSPELRERYFVAREDGYMVTSELRRTIVFAPHNVLTDPPFTQMDMVSCRNMLIYLQPPAQRKTLSLFHFALKLGGILFLGPSESPGDISDEFEPVDPHWKIYRKRRDIRLPVDLRMPLNSSGLIMPQVNRGMNREPARVDARDLLPPLYDELLRRFMPPSVVVDDRFEILHVFPGAESFLRVVAGRPSSNLLDQIHPSMKPTLAGAMRHAQRDNTSVRYQGIEHPTSETPCLVQMVVTPMTIQATKSSCLLVQFESERKPPKEAGDAPIPVQDVLVSDMNQSRIESLERDLDYSRQNLQATIEELETSNEELQATNEEMVAANEELQSTNEELHSVNEELYTVNAEHQRRLTELDQANADMNNLLASTRVGVVFLDSDFYIRRYTPAVGRMFYMEPHDIGRSFASFLERIGDKQFMTRLEEVKSKRAEREWDIKLDGDAYLVRALPYWTQNGILGVVVAFINVQPLAKATADLARFKYMCDASYDAQILTDSEGRIAYCNSSLAEKLGYTAQDLEGLPAARFDREFELTKYQNHFETAQKEGGQIFESRHIRKNGSSYPVEVSLTYVVLNGEAYLYCQARDITSRLEAESHRRLLESAIDRVENGIVITDVTLPDNPITFVNPGFSRMTGYTLSEARGRNCRFLQGADTSAESVQKIREAIRDGKSAKARLLNYRKDGRRFWNELNISPVEDARGRVTHFVGVQNDVTEQIEFQRAVETSEQTIRALLDSTAEGIYGVDLNGNCTFCNPAAAELLGYPSPEELIGKNMHDLIHHTKSDGSAYPLEDCPIYRCLHDEERTSQFSEVFWRKDGSSIPVQYWSHVIRINEVTLGAVVTFIDISDRLSVEKELREARDLANSASLAKSQFLANMSHELRTPLAAILGFTEILSQEFDHQAAREKLEAIGRNGHYLLRLLNDVLDLSRIEAGKMKIDCSVVELTAALAEVDRLMQIRTREYKNELRFVFQGKLPKTIQTDGARLRQILINLIANALKFAPEGIVEVRVSMVDNETIRFEVEDNGIGISEDQQQQLFQPFSQASDQIYHRYGGTGLGLSITQRLLDAMGGQISVESQLGVGSIFTVTLPVGQVGEYTDVSSGSLKFEREEAIESAETASETKLDARILIADDMRDVRYIAEHVLKRAGCSITAAENGQQAIEFIEKAKAEGRPFELVLMDVQMPVMSGEEAVLEIRKRGFKTPVIALTADAMKGTKERLIKIGFNNYLSKPVNFAQLTAIVAHELKRRTSDA, from the coding sequence ATGAAAGAAGATCCACCCAGGAATGTGACGTCTGATGCTATTGAACCGTCTATGGGCGATTCGAGAGGACGGGCGTCGGTCGAAGTCGATTCGACAGCGAGCGAGCGGCCCTACAAGAAGTCAATCATCGTGGGAGTGGGGGCTTCTGCTGGTGGTCTTGATGCATTGGAGCGGATGTTTTCCGTTATGCCGGGCGATACCGGGATGGCGTTTGTCATCGTGCAGCATCTTTCGCCCGACTTCAAGAGCCACATGGACAAATTGTTGTCGAGGGTGACCAGCATCCCTGTGAAGGTCGTTACGGACGGCGAGGTCATTCAGCCAAACACCATTTATCTCCTGCCAACGAAGAAGGAGATGGTGGTCAGCAATGGGAAGCTTTTGCTGACCGAACGCGCTTCCGAAAAGGTTTTGTCCCATCCCATCGATCAGTTCCTGCGTTCGTTGGCGCAGGATGTCGGAAGTCTGACGGCAGCCGTTATCTTGAGCGGTACAGGTAGCGACGGTTCGCGCGGCGTCATAGAGATCGACGAACAAGGCGGATTGACCATTGCGCAAGACCCGGCAACGTGCAGTTTCGATGCGATGCCCACGAATGCTTGTGATACAGGGCGAGTTCGAATGGTGCTGGCTCCGGAGGAGATTGGTGCCGCGTTGAAGAGTTTTTGCGATCACGGGCTTCCTGCGACGCGAATCGACCCGTTGCTCGAGTCCACCGAGATCGAATCGGATGGCTTGACACGAGTCTTTCAGCTGCTGCAGCGGGCGCACAAGATCGATTTTTCGTTGTACAAGTCTGGAACCGTCGGACGGCGGGTACAACGTCGCATTGAACATACCAATCGAAAGAATTTGGAAGAGTATGTGCAGCTGTTGCTCGAGGACAGCAATGAGCTTGACGAGCTGTACAAAGACTTATTGATTGGCGTGACCAAGTTCTTTCGCGATCGCGATGCTTTTCAGTTGGTCAACCAATCGATCATTCCGGAGTTGATCGAAAACTCCAAAAACGGAGTGATTCGAATTTGGGTTTGCGCTTGTGCAACCGGCGAAGAAGCCTATTCGTTGGCGATCCTGCTGTCGGAAGCTATTGCACGGGCCGACAAGAGCGTTGAATTCAAGATTTTTGCGACCGATGCGCACAAGCGTTCGTTGCAATTCGCGGCAACTGCGATCTACCCCAAGTCCTCGCTGGAGGAAGTTTCGCCAGAGCTTCGTGAAAGGTATTTTGTCGCGAGAGAAGATGGATACATGGTGACGTCGGAGCTCCGGCGAACCATTGTTTTCGCTCCGCACAATGTGCTAACGGATCCTCCGTTCACACAAATGGACATGGTGAGCTGTCGCAATATGCTGATTTACCTTCAGCCGCCAGCTCAACGAAAAACGCTTTCTTTGTTCCATTTTGCTTTGAAATTGGGTGGTATTCTGTTTTTGGGGCCGAGCGAATCGCCGGGTGACATCAGCGACGAGTTCGAGCCCGTTGACCCTCACTGGAAGATTTATCGCAAACGTCGTGATATCCGATTACCCGTTGATCTTCGCATGCCACTGAATTCAAGTGGCTTGATCATGCCGCAGGTGAATCGGGGTATGAACCGTGAACCTGCACGAGTCGACGCGCGAGATCTTTTGCCGCCGCTCTATGACGAACTGTTGCGGCGATTTATGCCCCCCAGCGTCGTGGTGGATGATCGATTTGAAATCTTGCATGTTTTTCCGGGCGCTGAGAGTTTTTTACGCGTCGTGGCCGGGCGTCCTTCGTCGAATCTGCTGGATCAAATTCATCCTTCAATGAAGCCGACTTTGGCGGGTGCGATGCGACATGCTCAGCGTGACAACACATCCGTGCGTTACCAGGGAATCGAGCATCCTACGTCCGAAACTCCTTGTTTAGTACAGATGGTCGTGACACCCATGACCATTCAAGCCACCAAATCGTCGTGCTTGCTCGTGCAGTTCGAAAGCGAACGCAAGCCTCCCAAGGAAGCGGGAGATGCTCCGATACCAGTGCAGGACGTCTTGGTCAGCGATATGAACCAAAGTCGCATCGAATCGTTGGAACGCGATCTCGACTACAGCCGTCAGAATTTGCAGGCCACCATTGAGGAACTGGAGACTTCGAATGAAGAGCTGCAGGCCACGAACGAAGAGATGGTTGCAGCCAATGAGGAATTGCAAAGCACTAACGAAGAATTGCATAGCGTCAACGAGGAGCTATACACCGTCAATGCGGAGCATCAGCGTCGTTTAACGGAATTGGATCAAGCGAATGCCGACATGAATAATCTGTTGGCCAGCACGCGAGTGGGCGTCGTTTTTCTCGATAGTGACTTTTATATCCGTCGTTACACCCCAGCGGTCGGGCGGATGTTTTACATGGAGCCACACGATATTGGTCGCAGTTTTGCCAGTTTCCTAGAGCGAATCGGTGACAAGCAATTCATGACCAGACTGGAGGAGGTCAAGTCCAAGCGTGCAGAACGGGAGTGGGACATCAAACTGGATGGCGACGCCTATCTCGTACGGGCTCTGCCATACTGGACGCAAAATGGAATCCTGGGCGTTGTGGTCGCATTCATCAATGTTCAGCCTCTGGCGAAGGCCACGGCCGACTTGGCTCGCTTTAAGTACATGTGCGATGCGTCCTACGATGCGCAGATACTTACGGATAGCGAAGGGAGAATCGCGTATTGCAATTCATCGCTTGCTGAGAAGCTCGGTTATACCGCTCAGGACCTCGAGGGATTGCCCGCCGCTCGATTCGACCGCGAGTTCGAATTGACGAAGTACCAAAATCACTTTGAGACAGCACAAAAAGAGGGGGGGCAGATTTTCGAATCGCGACACATTCGCAAAAATGGGTCCAGCTATCCCGTAGAAGTTTCGTTGACGTACGTGGTTCTCAACGGCGAGGCATATCTTTACTGTCAAGCGAGGGATATCACCTCGCGGTTGGAGGCCGAATCGCATCGGCGACTACTGGAAAGTGCAATCGATCGCGTTGAGAATGGGATCGTCATTACGGATGTTACGCTGCCCGACAATCCAATCACATTCGTTAATCCAGGCTTTAGCCGCATGACGGGCTACACGCTCAGCGAGGCTCGGGGACGCAATTGCCGGTTCCTGCAAGGGGCAGATACGAGTGCGGAATCGGTTCAGAAAATTCGTGAGGCGATTCGGGACGGAAAGTCAGCGAAAGCCAGGTTGTTGAATTATCGCAAAGATGGGCGCAGGTTTTGGAATGAATTGAATATCTCGCCTGTGGAAGACGCGCGCGGCAGAGTGACTCATTTCGTCGGTGTCCAAAACGACGTAACGGAACAGATCGAATTTCAAAGGGCGGTCGAGACCAGTGAGCAGACCATCCGCGCTTTGTTGGATTCGACGGCGGAGGGCATTTACGGCGTCGATCTAAATGGCAATTGTACTTTTTGCAATCCTGCGGCAGCGGAGCTTCTCGGTTACCCATCGCCCGAGGAGCTGATCGGGAAGAATATGCACGATCTGATTCACCATACGAAGTCAGATGGATCAGCTTACCCGCTCGAAGACTGTCCGATTTACCGATGTCTCCATGATGAAGAGCGTACGTCCCAATTTAGCGAGGTCTTTTGGCGTAAAGATGGGAGCTCCATCCCGGTTCAATATTGGAGCCATGTCATTCGGATCAATGAAGTGACATTGGGAGCGGTCGTGACGTTCATCGATATCAGCGATCGTTTATCCGTCGAAAAAGAATTGCGGGAGGCACGCGATCTAGCGAATTCCGCTAGTCTGGCCAAGAGCCAGTTCTTGGCGAACATGAGTCACGAGTTACGCACACCACTGGCTGCTATTTTGGGGTTTACTGAAATACTTAGTCAGGAATTCGATCATCAAGCCGCCAGAGAGAAATTAGAAGCGATTGGACGAAATGGACATTATCTACTTCGGCTATTGAATGATGTATTGGATTTGTCTCGCATCGAAGCGGGCAAAATGAAGATCGATTGCAGTGTTGTCGAGTTGACTGCAGCTCTGGCTGAAGTCGATCGGTTGATGCAGATACGAACTCGGGAATACAAGAATGAATTGAGATTTGTTTTTCAAGGTAAATTGCCCAAGACCATACAAACCGATGGAGCACGACTTCGTCAAATATTGATCAACCTCATCGCAAACGCATTAAAATTTGCCCCCGAGGGCATAGTCGAAGTCCGAGTTTCGATGGTTGACAATGAAACCATCCGATTCGAAGTGGAAGATAACGGTATTGGCATTTCAGAAGATCAGCAACAGCAACTCTTCCAACCATTCTCCCAAGCGTCCGACCAAATTTATCACCGATACGGCGGTACTGGCCTAGGGTTGAGCATCACACAAAGGCTTCTCGATGCTATGGGAGGACAGATCTCTGTCGAAAGCCAGCTGGGAGTGGGGAGCATCTTCACGGTAACTTTGCCCGTCGGACAGGTCGGAGAATACACGGATGTAAGTTCCGGGTCATTGAAGTTTGAACGGGAAGAAGCGATCGAATCCGCAGAGACTGCATCGGAGACGAAGTTAGACGCAAGGATTCTGATCGCAGACGATATGCGAGACGTGCGGTATATTGCCGAGCATGTCTTGAAACGCGCCGGTTGTTCGATCACCGCTGCAGAGAACGGTCAACAGGCAATTGAGTTTATCGAGAAAGCCAAGGCCGAAGGGCGCCCATTCGAACTCGTATTGATGGACGTGCAAATGCCCGTCATGTCGGGAGAGGAAGCCGTGTTAGAGATTCGAAAGCGAGGGTTTAAGACCCCCGTCATCGCCCTTACGGCAGATGCCATGAAGGGAACTAAAGAGCGACTAATCAAAATCGGTTTTAACAACTATCTCAGTAAGCCTGTCAATTTCGCCCAGCTCACGGCAATCGTCGCTCACGAGTTAAAGCGTCGTACGAGCGACGCGTGA